CATACACAGAAGTACTCAGGATTTCCACAAACTCACCCATAGCAAAACCATCATCTGTGAAGGCAGCTCCTACTTTATTCTTTTTGTTCAGCTTCTCCTTGCAGCTAATGGAATGTTCTGCAAAGTTGACGGTCTGAAAGGAACACAAAGCAACCGATTTCATAACAAGTGACTGTGCACCGGACTAGCAAAAAGATCAACTCAATCCTTGGCTCATCCCCACAGCACATATCCCACATATTTTATAAAAGCGCAAGACTAAAGTTGTATCATAGTTTAGTGGTTAAGATTACAAGCTCTACTTTCTTTCCCTCAAACACCAACCCACAACCCTAAATGTAACAGTAAAGTgcaaagaaaaagccctacctagAGGAGCATAAAGATATTCCCACCCAACCCCAGAAACTGAAGTTTAGTAGTACAGGCATATTCTTACCAAGGGAGGGACAATCATATAGAAGTTGCGGAGGTGCATGTTTTTGGTGCTGCGGAATTCAGGTGCAAACACATCCACCAGCTTTTTGAAATACTCTGTCCCTTCTGCAGAGTTGCTGGTCAGATCACCAAGGACAGAATCCAGGACTCTAAAGCATAAATACCCACATGTTACAAATACCCACAAACAAAAACCATAAGAAATCAGTAATAAATGGCTTTAGCGTTAAAAAGAAGCTTTGTGAAATCTCGGAAATGGAAATTGGTAGATCTTGGCTTCAGCCAGCGGTCTGGCTAAAATATTCTAATTAGACTCAGGTGGGTTCGAGCCAATAGGTCCTGGTATGAACATCATAGTTTGAAGGAATTCCTTATTCTGAACCATGCTCTGGTACCCATGTTATGTGAACAGTTCAACTTTTAATACCTGGCTGATTTTTGAGTTTCCTCCGACAGTCCTTCTTCCTTTACCAGTTCTTCAAAGTTGACAATGTCTTCAAGGTCAGGGACAAACCTAGAAAGAGGAAGCACATGGTCAAGGGACCTGGTATAAAATGTTTCTGACTCCCCTACATTAAAGTAATGGGTTTACTCCCATATGTTCTACTAACCAGTACAGAGTCATTGTGCTGGAAATCCCTAAACACCACAACCAACAAACATCTTAGacctcaaaaacaaaacaaataacaaactatATACCTTATTGCATTGCTACAGCAGTGCAGACCCCCAGATCGGATCATCCGCACATAGCCCATGGCATTCCCTATGTCAGAATGCAAAGGTTAATGTTCAGGTTAGCTTCTTCTATAATGCATTGAtccacaatatatttttcatcagatattgtatttaatatttttacaaaGTCTTTATGAAATACTAATGCATATAATACAAAGTCTTAAACTAGGCAACATTAATGACATGTAAAATGAAAATCTCACTTTACATGGTctgtttaaatacttttaaaactttaaattagCCCAGGGACATTCTGTTAAAATATGGTACTGTTTGTTAAATCATCGATAGCAGATTAATAGAAAGCCATATATTTATATGGTTACTGGTATATTCTAATGCACAGAAGTCTTGGGCTGGCTAGTAGTGTGCTATTCTAATAATTGTGACTGATCACTTTGCATAAAGTTTACGTTAATAAATTCCCCTCCATAATTGTATTGTAGCTAACAAATAAGCATTTCAATATGAAATTCCTTGAATATGGAATGCACTGAATAGCAGCTGAAAATCTCTTTTACCTATTTGGCTAATGAGCTGCCTGAACTGGTCCAGATAACTCTGTCCATCAGGGGTGATCCCCAGCTTTCTGATCCCCCGGTTAAACTTCTCTGCTCTCTCAAATGGGTACTGAAAATACACCAACAATACTGTCAGTTGCACAAAATATATCACCTCTCACAAACTATTAACACTGTGAAAGGACAACATCAACATTTTACAGGTAGCATTCTGAAAACAAAGCATCAATCTTAATACCTTCAAAGGGTTTTAATGCTCACTACACAAGTCAAACATACTATTGCTAAATGTAGCCACATACTTTTATACATACTGTACCTTTTGGTCCGTTTGGTCCTTGATTTCCCTGAAGAATCGAATGTCCTTGATTAGCCTTGACTTGATGTGCTCATCGTACATGAACTGGCTGAATATGTAAAACTTCTTGCGCAGGAACTGGTAGGTGAAATTGACCTGTTGAGAGGATTTCAAGAGCAGTTCACAGGCTTGATCACTGTACTCACTGTGCACGCATCCAAATTCACAAGCTTTCAACAGCAAATACACATAGCCTCCCTACAACAGCCCCTTACCGTTGTGTTCATGATCCCTGTGCCGTGTGTTCGGATGGAGTTGGCAATGTGCCGGATGTTGATGGTGTTGAGGTGCTTGTTATTGCTTGTCCGTTCGATGAAGATCTGCgaatatcaattaaaaaaatgcatcaaattacTGAGGTCACATAGCCAGTCAGTCACTGAGGGTGGATTCAGATCCTGAAATTATAATAATGGTCCTTTGTCTCAACCAGAAGACCAAACAGTCCACTCTTAAGATGATGTAGGTGGgaatacaaaacataaaatgaaaatgaaaaaactCACCTGGTTGTTGAGGTTATAAAGGTAGCGTGACACAAAGACATGGATGTTTCTCATGATCTCCAGCACATCTAAACCCTGAAACAAGAGTAGTAGCTGTTATCTATCCAATTGCTTGAACTGAactgaacacaacacaacacCTTATTGCACTCAAGTCACTACAGCTATATATGAAGTACTATCAAAGTCAATAGCCAGATATGTGTCACCCACTGTTGCAAATCAAGGTCTGGTTAAATGAGTGACGGCTATCTGAATGCATGTACTGATGTCTGCTATGACATATATAAGTGTGCGATGGACAATCGAGATGCGGCTACGAGTGTAGACTGCATTGAAACTGAGAGCATGGTTTTGAAATCAGCATTACACGACGAAAATCAGTTCATTTGAACCTTTATAACTTTACATGTCTCCCCCTATGAAGTCCCAATTCAGCTTCTCCCCTCCTCCACCCACCTGCTCCAGGGTCTGGCTGGGGAGGTGTGCCTCAGTCATCACAAGCCCATAGCGCTGAGTGGCCAGGTTCCTCATCTCGCTGTAGGTGGCCCAGTCGTGCAGAGCCACTGTAGTCAGGTTGTAGAACGTCTTGTCCAGGTAATGCGTCACATATGCTGCAACCGACACATGAATAATAAATTTgttttccaattattattattattatttatttcttagctgacgcccttatccagggcgacttacaattgttacaagatatcacattatttttttacatacaattatccatttatacagttgggtttttactggaaaaatctaggtaaagtaccttgctgaagggtacagtagtagtgtccccaccggggactgaacccacaaccctccggtcaagagtccagaaccctaaccactactccacactgctaactTATTAGggcaaaaaaacatttaatcttTCACTTTTATTGCCAGCAGTTATCTGAATTATAAGAATCTGAAAATCTGAAAGTGGGCTGAGACACAACAGAAGTTTCCTGTAATACTGGGTTGGAGGTGAGGAGTACCTTTGATGTCAATGAAACGGTTGAAGAATCGGATTGGCTTGAGATAGAAGAAGTGAGCCAGGTCTTTCATTCCCACCTTGAAGGGGTTCCTGTCATCCAGCTTCAGGTGAGTGTGCACAGAGAGCCTGAGGTCCTTCTCAATCTCCTTGCACAGTTTGTCCAGTAGGTGCTGTAATGCAGGAGAGGAACACAGCAGATCTTTATAACTATTCCGGTGGGATGAAAACATACCCTGACTAGTTCCTCTtgtgcaggggtctccaaccctggtcctggagagcccccatccggcaggttttataggtgtctttacatcatcagtggctaaagatctggaacacctgttaatctttacgaattaagccaataattggttcaattaagtaacagagattggttgaaacgaaaatcAGCAGCCACAAAATGACAGAGACAATAATACTAAAAGGTCTAataacacagagaaaaaaaaacttttgccaaCTGTATGCACAGTGTGTGAGCGACACACAGTAGTAGAGGCGTGTGTCTTAATTGAACTCTGTTGTTCTTGTTACCTCCTTGAAGACATCCATGATCTCCAGGTTGTAGTTCTCCAATAGCTGCTCACAGGACTCCAGGTGTTTGGCGTGCAGCATGGCAGGAACACAATCCCTGAGGGCACTGAACATATACTGgagaaaacagaaacagaaccAAGCCCTGGATTAGCTATACACCGCCACTCCACTATTAGTTAAATACTGCTTTATGGCCTGGTGCCTATTTCACAAGGCATTTCTGTGTGTCAATCTGCTGTATCTATAGAATTGAGATTTATCTTCTAATCATTTAGACTTGTTGAGCTGACTTCTAAAAATACTAACAGTAATGTTATACGGTTATTAAATGACTAACACGTTCTTCAATGCAATGCCTTCAGTGTATTAAGATTATTTTAGTACTTTTAGCACTAGTGAGTGTTTTATAATTGTGGATTAGCTGATGGGAGAAGAAAAGACTGCTAGCTTGCTTGTAGCGTAGTAAGTGCAAGGAGAACCTGGCCCCAGGTTTACAAGCAATGGGTTTTATTTCCTGACTAAAATgaggttttactttttaaaggaaTAGGAAACTTACATGTATCCTAGCTGCATCCACTGCATAGTCATAGGCATCATCCAGGTAAATGGGAAACACTGCCCGGTGCCAATACAGGAAGCTGCAGTCACACTGAATCTTAACTCTGAATGGGAAAAGAACAGGAGGTTGCTGAACATTCACAGGTGAATCCATGATACTGTAGACACATATACAACAAGGCAGAAATTACCTCTCTCTCAGCTCACTAATTAGGTCCAGCTTCTTCAGGACCAACTGCAGGGGGAGCAGTTCTTCATCTTTAAAGGTCTTCTATTGAGTTGAAGGAAGAGCACAGATTTTTAAAAGTTTCttattgtttcttttatttaattattttagaattcttaaaaaaaatgattatatatatatatattatatatatatatatatatatatatatatatatatatatatatatatatatatatatatatatatatatatatataaaatataatataatagaaTGTCAACACAAGCAAGTACAATACCCGCCACTTTGATAAGCATCTGGAGTTAAAACATCTTGTTTTCAAAAGTGTTCCTAGGTTCTTGTTAAGAAAATTAGACTGTACTGTACCAAAGTCATGAGTTCCGCTCACTCACCATCTGAGTGCCCACGCTAAGCGCCAGCGACACAACCAGCCTCCTCTCCTTGGTGCTCGGGCCATTGAGTGCGTTCTCTGCCAACACCAGTGCTGACAGCACGTCCAGCCGCTGCTCACTGTACTTCTTATCAGAGATCACTCTCTTCTGGAAAAAATGAAAGGAAACACATGGGCAAAATTAGACAGGGTGTCCCAGAAGTCCGGCATCATAGGTATGTTAATATTGCTCGTccatttctttcaggtgtgaaatgtcttttaAGCAAAGAAGAACAGATAGGTGCAGGTACAGGAACAGGTGCAGATAGCCAACAGGATGTGGCCATCCAATTTAACAAAGTACACCCTAATCACATAACAGGACACCCTGTATATACCAATCTAGTTAATATAATATTGTGAATCTGGCACAGTAATCAACTGTTCTGGTGCAATACTGACATCTCATATTACActttaaatcataataaataattttgtaaaaGCCTCTGGGATGTACTGATAATCTAGCAAGGTACAAATGTAGTTATACAGCTAATCTGACAcatcccaattagcactaatcctggactacctatcTTTAATCCCACTAGCTATTATTAGTATTGTATGGATCTAGCTGGTCAGAGTGTAGAAAAGTACACCATTTTTATAGCATGGCTAAATTCTCATTGAGCTTACTGTTTATATTTCTAACATTCAAACATAACAGATATTACATAGGTCTATTTGGTAAAACCTTGTCCCCATACTGTCCCATCAATGCTGTACTAACTGACCATTCAGTATCTGGGACTGCATTGCCTATTCCTTTCCACCACGCCCTTATTCCCCTCTGGGAGACTGTGTTGTGAAGTCGGCTGCCCTCCCACAGACACACCTTGGCTGTGGCGATGGAGTTGAGGGCCTGGTACTGGAGGTGCTGGGTGATGTGAGAAACCGAGTCTGCGACCACCATCGCACGCCGGTGAAAAGTGTGCTCCACAGCCTGAGGAaacattgacatttaaaaaacactttgaCAGTTAACATATTTCCTAAAACATAGTCTGATTTTGGATGACTCTGTCAATTTTTTCAAGTCAATTCTAAACACCAAACCGAGTTATTATCTATATTTGGCAGTATGTCTTGCTACACCTACGCATCATTCAAACCTTGTAACCTTCTGGTCCTAACGTGCAGATGCCACCAGCCCTCTAGCAATGAAGACAAGAATCAAGTGTGTAATCCACCAGGTATGAATGATTCCTGCGTAGACTAAACAAAATCAAGAgagacagataaaaaaaataccttaagCAGCTCCACCAGCCTGCACAAAGCCTTCACTGAAGTTTTAGTCATGGGCTTCTGCATGGACATGTAGAGATTCATAGTGGTTTTGATGATGGTGCTGATGCTGTATGCATAAAGGATACCCTAGGACACAAAACATGGTGTTCATAAAATAAAGAATAGCACACATCTGCATAAGATAACCATAGGCGTTTAGAATCATGgggaatatattattatttaaggaaaaTCTATTGTGCAGATTATCACTAACTATACTGAGCGGTACCCTATGTTTTCTATTAAGaatcccctccccctctctatttaaaacagtatcaTAAAGATATGTTTGTGCTTGTAACTTTTGAGCTCAGTACAGTCCGATATGTTTCAATCACCTGTATAAAAATGGTACATCTGTTGCTCAGATCTTCAGCAAATTTATCAGTCCTCTTCTCTTTGGCCAAAATGGACTCCATTTTCATCATCCAGGACGTTACAAACACGTAGTAAGACTGCACATCCCTGCAGAGGGGAACCAGGGGAAGCatggatttaaaaacaatattagttTATAAATTCCCACAATTTAGAAATAAACACACAATGTGATAAAcagtcaaaagtttgcataccccaatggaaatttataatttctagaaattgctcaaacaaagaattttaggaaaaatcttttgtagcaaaagttttgcagatgaggaaaaaaattaagaaatagatgtctaaaattatttatttcagcaattttttttgctgaaataaactccaaaaatgctaattcaaaagtattcatactatGATAGTATTTTcgacaaggtgctagaaatttcaatatgataatacagaacctaattctagaaaagtctggattgtaggtgaacattcttagagagtataaaagggttaggcataggatgattgctgtcattaccaattagtcaatatgggaaaaagtaaaagagctatctgaagaccttaggccgaaacttatttattgtcataaagctggagaaggatacaagaagatttccaagcatctgagtatcccaatttcaactattgtttctattatcaagaagtacaagactcgtggtactgtcacaacgctccctcggtctggaagaaagaaggttctttcaccaagaacaagcagaagaattgtgaggaaggttaataacaatccgagattgactgccaaagtgaattggctgcaagtgagactggggtttccatttcaaccataggtcaagaattgcatggtgaaggtctcaatagtcacaggccaaggaaaaagccactcttaggaaaacgtctcAAGGTCAAtagcttaaagtttgcaaaacagcatttgaaagatggatgagttctggtcaaaggttttgtggagtgatgaaacaaaaacctgatggtcacgctgatagtcgttacatatggagaaagtctggtgaggcatacaaagaaaaaaacaccatacctaatatccttctatggggctgtttttcctctaatggcacaggaaatgtaatTTCAAAACATGGTAAATGGATTCtgtagcataccaaaagatattggccaatcacctgAAACCCTCCACGACAAAAcctggtttaaagcgcaactggacattccaacacaacaacgatccaaagcacacatcaaaatctacttcagaatggttaaagaagaataaaatcaaggttctggcattgcctagtcaaagtcccgatctaaatccgattgagaatctctggtatgagttgaagaaagctgtgcacaagataagtcctcagaatttgaatgaaatggaacaattttgcgttaaaagaatggtcaaaaatcactaaagaatcatgccaaaataTTGACAAATaacctaattgtttaaaagatgttgttattgctaaaggtgtctcaactagctattaatttcattgtccttgtcagggtatgaatatttctgaattagcatttttggagttgctgaaataaataaattgtagacatctatttcttgtaactttttttcctcatccacaaaagcaaaactttttctaCAGAAGATTTTTCCTATCATTTGTTTTTCGAGAAAtttttagaaattatacatttacatTGGTGTATGTAAACTTCTGACTACAATTGTATATTCAGTCAAACCCATTAACAACGTACCTGGGATATAACGTACACAATGATATAAAGAACCAGTATCATGGAACCGAATAAAATCGTATTAAATCCTGTTTACAATCTCCTTTACTACATACTCCGATAGATACTTCCTGTTATTATGCACACACCGCGATGGCATGCAGTGCTCTGTGCTGCACATATTGCGTACTTGTAGGCCTACTTCTTGCTGTTTAAACTTGACCTTGTTCTCTATTACTGTGATTTATGCAGTTTTATCATGGCCAGCACTAAACGATTGTCAGTTTCACTTAAGGACAAACTACATTATTGGAGAAATCTTAAAGGGATGAAAGCAGACAGAATTATGTTGTCAAAAAGCTTAAGTTTAAAAAGCAGCAGTCGTCTAAGGCCCCGTCCACATTAGAGCAAAAAAATCGACAACCGAGTTAAAAACCAATTTACCTGAACCCTAGCCAAACAGTGTTAGAGAGTCCAGATTGACATAATGAATCTGGGTTAGTTTAACccagctgttgaaaaaaaaaaacacttgctggaTGACTGTATCCCAGAAACCACTGTAATGTATATACcaccttctttcttttttttccccttcgtaactgttgtttattttcattgaacacgGGAGCAAAAGGGAGGAGCTACGAGAAAGTGCCTAATTAATCAAAAGGGGAATAATTCgtatggggaaaaaaaagcccATGCCATAGTAAATAAATTAGATGGGCATTTGCACAAAGGGAAAACCTGGGGCGTATAAGACgttctttaatttaattaaaagttgAAATAAAGACCTTTAACTGGCTAATATGTGATGTGAACCCAGGTTTTGAACCCTTAACTCGGTTCTAAAACGCTAATGTGGCCAGGGCCTAAAATACCATACAGGcaatgattactgtactgtacctgaaaTGACAGTTTGTATGGTGATGTTTATTgacttctatattattattattattattactactgtattttttattaatttgtttatttcactaattacagtacagtattattcagtacattaattacatgtttttttgctattttttcatACAGCTgaccatctttatccaaggcaacatagaattactgtattaaataattaaaatacagaatgttacatactgtatagtaaTGTACATTACTAGTTACattgttttatactgtttctTCTGTAATAAACCTTTACACTACATACATTGGATATGTACATTAATTAGTACTGTACTAGGTTTTGATTTTTGTGCTGATTTGGCGGGTATGTGCACGTACCTGGTTATTACATACCtcggtgtgacagagatcgaatggtacttggtgttagatctccctctcgacctgtgagggcactatgTAACGGGAaaagagtacccttaactaaatggcacgacaatttattccgtaggataggtggaagttggtcatttaggaaaggggcacagctatggtatccaaacccaatgacccagacggtaaacggtgtggcatcctaggattggaggagcggatgcgctcgttaacctaggggtcatgagcgaggatataaataggggtcatacattcgtgatctgttccttggtaaatggttagtgctaaaaacctacaaggagtctgtgtgctgttttgtgaactgtgagttttgtcttgtgtttgttagtgttttgttaactgtcgtctgtttttaatagactaccagttgcacgatccggagctgtagcgaaagccagcataaacactttcacccctgcatttcacggagaactgtattacaccacttgcacgtattcactatcactaagaactgtgtttgtgttttgtgtttagtgttggtgtgtaaaactggactttttggttacgggtcaaacctggGGATTATAAATACAGAGTGATACATGccactgtatcactccaacattattatttacaggtgtttgccatatggctctggacattgttaattaaatcaataaacacccttgcacctggaaatcattgtctgtgttttatattcggtctgcactgcactcacctgtattcactcaccactttgtgtgatactaattaaagaaactaaatagtttgaaatatcactataatccaattatttattatcgtttctaaggggtaccaacaaatgtgtccaggccgttttagaatatctttgtagaataagcaataattcatctcttttcacagcttctttgctttattctatgacataccaaaggcatgcaagtatacatgataaaaaagcttttaatttcatcacttttcaggaggaatgaagcattatttcaatgagctgtgagggtaccaacaaatttgatcacgtctgtatatgtatatatatatatatatatatatatatatatatatatatatatatatatatatatatatatatatatatatatacatatacacacacacacacacacacgcacacacacacacaaacacaaattcaGCCAAACTGACCAGATCCAGAACACCATTATTTTGTTGTCTAAAAATCAGAACTGCCAAGCATTTCTAAATGACAAGTCTAATCTCATTTGTTCAGTAAGTGAGTTAGGGACACGATAATTGTAATAGATTAACCCAGGGCTCAGTGGTAGCCCCAGATTCCTCAACACCCACgtaatgagagaaagagagacccACTTGACCAGCATCTGGGCTTTCTGCTGCAGGTAGCTGTCCCTCTGGGTCCGGATGCCCTGCAGACTCTTCTTGTCCAGCATTTTGGCAGCAGCAGGGACCTTTGCCACCAGAAACGCGTCTGCGAACCACATGATGTTGCCGGTCAGGGTGACAGCTGGAACCTGCAGGGAGAGAAGAGGAGACTGTGGTTACTGCTGTTCAACTTTTTATAAGCTGGATTGAACTCAAAGGCTACAAAAATGCTTTGAATTCAGATAACAAAATACCAGCATATTTTCCTTATTCGTTTCAAACTTATacataattgtatttttaaacctcaaagacacacaacaaaaatacatgaaagTGTtcagcataaataaatacaaactaacgTAAATATATCCGTTAATTCATTACTTAAGAGTTTCACCTTTTTACAGACATCCAGCAGTGATTTAAAGAGCTTCTTATCAACAGTCCTGAAGATGTGGAAATGTAGAACAAACAGACCACAGACTCCTACGTATTTATCCCTCTGGTCTATTTCTGCAGGCTCTCCTGA
Above is a window of Acipenser ruthenus chromosome 14, fAciRut3.2 maternal haplotype, whole genome shotgun sequence DNA encoding:
- the LOC117419888 gene encoding WASH complex subunit 4-like, with protein sequence MAVEAVSPDWEFDRFDDGSQKIHAEVQLKNYGKFLEEYTSQLKGIEDALDDSIGDVWDFTLDPIALQLLPYEQSSLLELIKTENKVLNKVITVYAALCCEIKKLKHEAETKFYTGLLYYGEGASHTSVVEGESQIQMGRFISFLQELSCFVTRCSEVVVNVVHQLASFYSSNKSATKIIESSGVHFQTVFEHLGELLSVLLTLDEIIENHAALKDHWTMYKRLLKSVHHNPSKFSIQEEKLKPFEKLLLKLEGHILDGMIFQACVEQQFDALGEGVSVSKNTTFAEEFALNIRTIFTNVESKLGEPAEIDQRDKYVGVCGLFVLHFHIFRTVDKKLFKSLLDVCKKVPAVTLTGNIMWFADAFLVAKVPAAAKMLDKKSLQGIRTQRDSYLQQKAQMLVKDVQSYYVFVTSWMMKMESILAKEKRTDKFAEDLSNRCTIFIQGILYAYSISTIIKTTMNLYMSMQKPMTKTSVKALCRLVELLKAVEHTFHRRAMVVADSVSHITQHLQYQALNSIATAKKRVISDKKYSEQRLDVLSALVLAENALNGPSTKERRLVVSLALSVGTQMKTFKDEELLPLQLVLKKLDLISELRERVKIQCDCSFLYWHRAVFPIYLDDAYDYAVDAARIHYMFSALRDCVPAMLHAKHLESCEQLLENYNLEIMDVFKEHLLDKLCKEIEKDLRLSVHTHLKLDDRNPFKVGMKDLAHFFYLKPIRFFNRFIDIKAYVTHYLDKTFYNLTTVALHDWATYSEMRNLATQRYGLVMTEAHLPSQTLEQGLDVLEIMRNIHVFVSRYLYNLNNQIFIERTSNNKHLNTINIRHIANSIRTHGTGIMNTTVNFTYQFLRKKFYIFSQFMYDEHIKSRLIKDIRFFREIKDQTDQKYPFERAEKFNRGIRKLGITPDGQSYLDQFRQLISQIGNAMGYVRMIRSGGLHCCSNAIRFVPDLEDIVNFEELVKEEGLSEETQKSARVLDSVLGDLTSNSAEGTEYFKKLVDVFAPEFRSTKNMHLRNFYMIVPPLTVNFAEHSISCKEKLNKKNKVGAAFTDDGFAMGVAYILKLLDQYQEFDSLHWLHAVREKYLREMKAVVKEQNVQATSQDEKLMQTMNLTQKRLDVYLQEFELLYFSLSSARIFFRADKTAAEENQEKKDKDEVSKTGNSDSSSSSSTDPSMK